In Tachyglossus aculeatus isolate mTacAcu1 chromosome 10, mTacAcu1.pri, whole genome shotgun sequence, the following proteins share a genomic window:
- the INSL5 gene encoding insulin-like peptide INSL5 gives MIWPVFPDHCRAGFQDSTSKWSSVWPVVTIAATMKISLLLLSLLSLLGAILEVRSEGTVKLCGREFIRAVIYTCGGSRWKRHLDLGLEDVLGERSPLFPRSNDREDSGETWEDWILQPNVESGPDPDFRPGAAGRPWGPLSHTSQERRDLKTPLTTSCCQKGCRKTDLSSLC, from the exons ATGATTTGGCCGGTTTTCCCAGACCACTGCCGGGCTGGGTTTCAGGACTCAACTTCCAAGTGGTCTTCTGTTTGGCCAGTGGTCACTATCGCTGCCACCATGAAAATCTCCCTgctgctcctgtctctcctttctctcctaggAGCCATCTTGGAAGTCAGAAGCGAAGGAACCGTGAAGCTCTGCGGGCGAGAGTTTATCAGAGCGGTCATCTACACGTGCGGGGGGTCCAGATGGAAGCGTCATTTGGATCTCGGTCTGGAGGACGTACTAG gGGAGAGAAGCCCCCTCTTCCCACGCTCCAATGACAGGGAGGATTCGGGTGAGACTTGGGAGGACTGGATTCTGCAGCCAAACGTGGAGTCCGGCCCCGACCCCGACTTCAGACCCGGGGCTGCGGGGAGACCGTGGGGCCCCCTGTCTCACACCTCCCAAGAGCGTCGTGACCTGAAAACGCCCCTCACCACATCCTGCTGCCAGAAAGGCTGCAGGAAAACAGACTTGAGCTCACTCTGctag